The following DNA comes from Micromonospora chokoriensis.
GTGGCCCGTGACAAATCCGGGCGCTACGCCCGCCTGCTGGCCGACGCCGCCCGGCACATCACCCGGTATGTCAACACCATCGCCCCTGGTGCAGGGTCATCCGGGCCAGACGATGCCGCATCACCGTCGGGCGAGCGCCTGATGGAGGAAGCCGAAAGCCGCAGCCGGAAAGCCGAGGCGTTCCTCCGCCGCCACGTCAAGAAGGCAGACGACTCCGAGGACACTCTCAAGCAGACCGAGCAGTCGATCACCACTGGCCTGCGCGAGCTACAGAAGAGCCTTAAGGGCTCGGGGTCTACTGGTAGCACGACGTCGACCTCTGCCAACCCCGGCGCGCCGGCTGACCGTCCCCAGTTGGAACACCCCGTCACATCAGTCATCATGGCTGCTGGCGCGGTCGTCGTGGGTCTTCGAGGGGTCTGGAACATGGCAAAGAAGCGCCGCGAAAGGAACCGATCTGATGAGCAGCCCTGAAATGGTCGACTACATCCGAACGATGATCAGAGGCGACCACGCGGCTAACGACCGCGTCGAGGCCCGTCTCGACGAGCTTGGCTGGGAAGGCTTCCCGACCCTGCTCGGCGCGGTCTTCTACTTCGCGGTCAACCGACGCTTCGATGAGCGGACCACCCCTGGTGAGATCATGCGGTTTGTGGCCGACATGCGGGCGAGCACCCCGGCCGGCACACCAGAGATCGACGCCAACGCGGCCGAGCAGCTGATCAGCGCCGCAGTGAACCCGAACATCGCGACGGACATCGATCCCCAGATGGCCGGAAGAG
Coding sequences within:
- a CDS encoding M48 family metalloprotease, which gives rise to MSGSIGELVAQLLAVRGKLDAAAVTALRARTDAEQALALLDDVRRGSSDRELREAATDAAVARDKSGRYARLLADAARHITRYVNTIAPGAGSSGPDDAASPSGERLMEEAESRSRKAEAFLRRHVKKADDSEDTLKQTEQSITTGLRELQKSLKGSGSTGSTTSTSANPGAPADRPQLEHPVTSVIMAAGAVVVGLRGVWNMAKKRRERNRSDEQP